The following proteins come from a genomic window of Triticum aestivum cultivar Chinese Spring chromosome 6A, IWGSC CS RefSeq v2.1, whole genome shotgun sequence:
- the LOC123132117 gene encoding uncharacterized protein — protein MADKPSRALVLYAAGHAALLAGGGGGKGHLDAFASIASCGFLSVRTPAVNEDGGDKNSGTILELGQLLDVCDALYPAKDGEVARVDPQELVVPKLSERFMGLRAAMVTNCPGVSSFAANLGFHVFGTEDFAAQSGSGSSSKDTRIIDRAFTLLGFAEGNVQDASEFDLVFVHAAMESTASKLRKLGMKTDLNRLDKLVASVMEAAPVGSAVAARIHVSVILSYGSATENKEEACLIVNSSTETDSDLKLLRPRQSYTMKAGKTLDDVRNHHPMLLAQWQQGVTRSDLAKEFSFEEFIKRAGNFAMLAERFLHEVAFKLWKAPKYGA, from the exons ATGGCGGACAAGCCGAGCCGGGCGCTGGTGCTCTACGCCGCCGGCCACGCGGCGCTGCTCGCCGGGGGCGGAGGGGGGAAGGGCCACCTCGACGCGTTCGCCTCCATCGCCTCCTGCGGCTTCCTCTCCGTCCGCACCCCCGCCGTCAACG AGGATGGAGGGGACAAGAACAGCGGCACGATCCTTGAGCTGGGGCAGCTGCTCGACGTGTGCGATGCCCTCTATCCTGCCAAG GATGGGGAAGTTGCCCGGGTGGATCCGCAGGAGCTAGTAGTCCCCAAGCTATCCGAGAG GTTCATGGGGCTGAGAGCTGCTATGGTCACCAATTGCCCCGGTGTTAGCTCATTCGCGGCGAATCTTGGTTTCCACGTTTTCGGAACTGAAGATTTCGCCGCGCAGTCCGGTTCAGGCAGCAGTTCTAAGGACACTAGAATAATCGACCGGGCGTTCACTCTGCTGGGATTTGCAGAGGGGAACGTCCAGGACGCGTCCGAATTCGATCTGGTGTTTGTGCATGCCGCAATGGAGAGCACAGCCAGCAAGCTCAGGAAATTGGGGATGAAGACGGATCTCAACCGGCTTGACAAACTGGTGGCTTCAGTCATGGAAGCTGCGCCGGTCGGTTCAGCTGTCGCCGCCCGTATTCATGTGTCTGTGATCTTGAGCTATGGATCTGCAACAGAAAATAAGGAAGAGGCGTGCCTCATCGTAAACTCTTCAACCGAAACTGATTCCGACTTGAAGTTACTCCGTCCACGCCAGAGCTACACTATGAAAGCAGGAAAGACGTTGGATGATGTCAG GAATCATCATCCAATGCTACTGGCACAGTGGCAACAAGGAGTAACACGTTCTGATTTGGCCAAAGAGTTCTCTTTTGAGGAATTTATAAAG CGTGCTGGAAACTTTGCTATGCTTGCCGAGCGCTTTCTACATGAGGTTGCATTTAAGCTCTGGAAAGCGCCAAAATATGGAGCATAG
- the LOC123130312 gene encoding uncharacterized protein, with product MDSSSTSGSGAAVAGPEPTSSRRASYGPVLEDEPPRLRFTVGQYPTRFPLADAPGFISSIGAALARHADADAQVEPLEISLVFRAPHQHYIASLGAYATEHPHAALVTADHVRAWLRFGMARAAGSFVLELPPRPRSTTEESASGAAAEAEKNGVALELPRSAASAIVALTLGDATLALPAPADASFHALAELLLSNARISDQHRLSGLLSSPSFPRLKRLRLEHLAGVGELDLCVGDLEELAIVGVRDLWCLQVSAPRLRALRVTECFRLESSAGELAIAAPALEALTCSSMCRMQGLQFDSGPSVREIGGLPLWTHGHANHAARNEAAISIPKQCTAAHRLNLDLHVPSYMREALVDGMDSGMADCESILVDDIPQLLNITALRVNISTWKGHSYAASLARLIAQCSNLEDLRIEVTRGTEKPACLDRACVCHDEDGWENQQLSLERLVHLNITGFQGLDYEERLAQMILAGTPALKRE from the exons ATGgactcctcctccacctccgggtCCGGGGCCGCCGTCGCAGGGCCCGAGCCGACGTCAAGCCGCCGCGCCAGCTACGGCCCGGTCCTCGAGGACGAGCCGCCGCGCCTCCGCTTCACCGTCGGGCAGTACCCGACCAGGTTCCCGCTGGCGGACGCCCCCGGCTTCATCTCCTCCATCGGCGCCGCCCTCGCCCGCCACGCCGACGCCGACGCGCAGGTCGAGCCGCTCGAGATCTCCCTCGTCTTCCGCGCCCCGCACCAGCACTACATCGCCAGCCTCGGCGCGTACGCCACGGAGCACCCCCACGCCGCGCTCGTCACGGCCGACCACGTCCGCGCGTGGCTGCGCTTCGGCATGGCCCGCGCCGCGGGTTCCTTCGTGCTCGAGCTGCCACCACGCCCGCGGTCGACGACCGAGGAGAGCGCGTCGGGTGCGGCGGCGGAAGCAGAGAAGAACGGCGTGGCTCTGGAGCTGCCGCGCTCGGCCGCGTCGGCGATCGTGGCGCTGACCCTGGGCGACGCCACCCTCGCGCTCCCCGCGCCCGCGGACGCCTCGTTCCACGCGCTCGCGGAGCTGCTGCTCAGCAACGCCCGGATCAGCGACCAGCACCGCCTCAGCGGGCTCCTCTCGTCCCCGTCCTTCCCTCGCCTGAAGAGGCTTCGGCTCGAGCACCTGGCGGGCGTGGGGGAGCTGGACCTCTGCGTCGGCGACCTCGAGGAGCTGGCGATCGTGGGCGTGCGCGACCTGTGGTGCCTGCAGGTGAGCGCGCCACGcctgcgcgcgctccgcgtcaccGAGTGCTTCAGGCTGGAGTCCAGCGCAGGGGAGCTGGCGATCGCCGCGCCGGCGCTCGAGGCGCTCACGTGCTCCAGCATGTGCAGGATGCAGGGCCTGCAGTTCGACAGCGGGCCGTCCGTTCGGGAGATCGGGGGGCTTCCCCTGTGGACGCACGGGCACGCCAACCATGCCGCCCGCAACGAGGCCGCCATATCGATCCCGAAGCAATGCACCGCCGCGCACCGCCTTAACCTGGACCTACATGTGCCCAGC TATATGAGGGAGGCCCTGGTGGATGGTATGGATTCAGGGATGGCGGATTGTGAGAGCATACTAGTGGATGACATACCACAGCTACTTAACATCACTGCTCTGAGGGTCAATATCTCAACATGGAAGGGGCATTCATATGCTGCCAGTTTGGCAAGGCTCATTGCACAGTGCAGCAATCTGGAAGATCTCCGCATTGAAGTCACGAGAGGCACCGAGAAG CCGGCATGCTTGGATCGAGCTTGCGTCTGCCACGACGAAGACGGCTGGGAGAACCAGCAGCTCTCACTGGAGCGCCTTGTACACTTGAACATCACCGGGTTCCAGGGACTGGACTACGAGGAGCGCCTGGCTCAGATGATACTGGCAGGCACCCCAGCTCTCAAGAGAGAATGA